The following nucleotide sequence is from Bacteroidota bacterium.
CATCGGCATCGGCAAATAACGGCTCGGGGTTCGAAGGGCTTGGCGATTCGCCGTCGGTGTTCTGGAACATCAGTTGCGGTATTGTGATGCTCCTCGGAAGGTTTATCCCGATCATCGGTCCGATCGCGATCGGCGGCGCGTTTGCGAGCAAACGCACGGTGCCGGAATCGGCCGGCACACTCCATGCGCACTCGTTCACGTTCGGGGTTGTGCTACTGACCGTCATTGCGATTCTCGGCGCTCTGTTGTTCTTTCCCGCACTCGCGTTGGGTCCGATCGCAGAATCGTTGTCGTCTCTCAAATAATCTCTTTGCAAGGAAATCACTATGTCCGCGGCTGTAGGTAAAACAAACCCCACATTGTTCGATCGCGAACTTTCAGGAGTGGCATTCAAAGAGTCGTTTCGGAAGCTCTCGCCGAAACTGATGGTAAAGAACCCGGTGATGTTCACTGTCGAGGTCGGCACGGCGATCATGATCGTGGTGACAATCCTGCTGGCAATTCGGCCCGATGCAGCACAAGGCAGTCTTGGGTATAATGCGCTGATCACTCTTATCCTATTCGTGACGCTCCTGTTCGCGAACTTTGCAGAGGCAATTGCAGAAGCGCGTGGCAAAGCGCAGGCGGCTTCCTTGCGCAAAGCTCGTGAGGAAACGCCTGCAACAGTATTGTTGCCGAACGGAGAACGCCGTGTTGTCAGTTCGCAGCAATTACGCAAAGGTGATGTGTTTCAGGTGGTCACCGGCGAATATATCCCAATGGACGGCGAAATCATCGAAGGTCTCGCAACCATCGACGAATCGGCGATTACAGGGGAATCCGCACCTGTCATCCGCGAAGCAGGTGGTGACAAATCGGGAGTAACCGGCGGGACGAAGGTCCTTTCCGATATGATCGTCGTCCGCGTGACGACCGATCCCGGTGAGTCATTCCTGGACAAAATGATTTTGCTTGTCGAGGGGGCATCGCGCCAAAAAACACCGAACGAGATTGCGCTGTCGATCCTCCTTGCCGGTCTTACGATGATGTTCATCATAGTTACCGTGACACTCGAACCGTTCGGACGGTATGCAAATACTCCGATCACCATTGCTTCGCTCGTCTCGCTCTTTGTGTGCCTGATTCCCACAACGATTGGAGGTCTCCTCTCCGCAATCGGCATCGCAGGGATGGATCGTGCGTTACGCGCCAATGTGATTAGCAAGTCTGGCAAGGCGGTAGAAACCGCGGGCGATATCGACACGCTGCTGCTCGATAAGACCGGGACGATCACGATTGGCAACCGTAAGGCGACGAAGTTTCATGCGGCGAATGACCGTCCGGAATCCGAGTTCATGCGGTTGTGCGCGATAAGTTCACTGGCGGATGAGACTCCCGAGGGCAAGTCGATCCTCGAACTAGCTGAATCGCACAGTGTATCGGTACGTCGCGGCGATTACGGTGGCTCGACGTTTATTAACTTTACGGCACAAACGCGAATGAGCGGTGTCGATCTGTCGAACGGCGCGTCGATCCGCAAGGGCTCGATCGACGTCATTCGTCAACTTGTCGAACGCAGTGGCGGCAACATTCCGAATGCAATGAACGATGTGGTCACCACCATCGCATCGAATGGAGGCACACCTCTTGCCGTCGCCGAGAACGGTGCATTTGCCGGAGTAATCGAACTACAGGACATCATCAAGACCGGCATCACCGAAC
It contains:
- the kdpB gene encoding potassium-transporting ATPase subunit KdpB, coding for MSAAVGKTNPTLFDRELSGVAFKESFRKLSPKLMVKNPVMFTVEVGTAIMIVVTILLAIRPDAAQGSLGYNALITLILFVTLLFANFAEAIAEARGKAQAASLRKAREETPATVLLPNGERRVVSSQQLRKGDVFQVVTGEYIPMDGEIIEGLATIDESAITGESAPVIREAGGDKSGVTGGTKVLSDMIVVRVTTDPGESFLDKMILLVEGASRQKTPNEIALSILLAGLTMMFIIVTVTLEPFGRYANTPITIASLVSLFVCLIPTTIGGLLSAIGIAGMDRALRANVISKSGKAVETAGDIDTLLLDKTGTITIGNRKATKFHAANDRPESEFMRLCAISSLADETPEGKSILELAESHSVSVRRGDYGGSTFINFTAQTRMSGVDLSNGASIRKGSIDVIRQLVERSGGNIPNAMNDVVTTIASNGGTPLAVAENGAFAGVIELQDIIKTGITERFARLRKMGVKTVMVTGDNPLTAKYIAEKAGVDDFIAEAKPEDKLEYIRREQAQGKLVAMMGDGTNDAPALAQADVGVAMNSGTQAAKEAGNMVDLDNDPTKLIEIVEIGKQLLITRGTLTTFSIANDVAKYFAIVPALFIASIPSLQKLNIMGLASPQSAILSAVIFNAIIIPMLIPLALRGVQYKPIGASKLLARNLLIYGLGGVIVPFVGIKAIDLLLVTIGIV